The Elusimicrobiota bacterium genome contains the following window.
ATATCTATTGAAATAAGCTGATTTCTTTTAAAAAGTCGCTTGCAAGCCGGATTCGTGTGTTTTTATATTTTTTTAATTTTAGAATGTGCTTGTCTCCGGATATAATATAATCAGCATTAAATTCTTCGGCACACTCTAAAATCCTGTTATCAGACTCATCATGAATAGCTTTAACTTTGTATTTAGGAGTTACTATAGTAGAATTTCTCTGGATTAACTTTATGATTACTGCAATTTTATTTTCAGACCAGGTAAACTTTTTTCTTAATACCTTATTGAATTCTTCAAGTATAGGTGCTGATATTCCAAGTTTATAGTCTTGCATTATCACGCCATGAAATATTTCTTCCGGCGGGCCGCCAGGGAAAATAAACACGGATATCAGGATATTAGTATCAAAGACAATTTTTATCATCTTATTTCGTGAATTATCCTATTAACATCTTCTTCCGTAGTAATATTCTTAGCTCTTGCCATTAAGGAAAGTTCTTTCTGTATCTTTTTAAATTGCTGCCAATCCACATATTCTTTCAGAGCTTCAGTAACAATGCCGCTACAGGACTTCATCTCTTCCTTCTGTAATTTGTCCAGCATGATTGCTAGGGCAGTAGGGATTGTTACGCTTATAGATTGTACATTTCTCATGGTATTCACCTCTTTTAACGCGGGTCTGCCGCTTTAAAGTATGATTTTATAGTACTATTATATACTATAAACACAGTATTGTCAAGGCTTTTTAAAATAATGTGTTATTAAATAAATTTAAATTAACCGGTGCTGATATTTCTGATATCCTGGATGTAATAGAAGAACACCACATAAGGGGCAAATCCGCAAAAACACTTATTAATATCTGCAGAGATAAAAATGACGATCGTGTACTTGCTGACGCTTTAGAAAACAACATCGATGTTATAATCTCAGGAGATAAGGACCTTTTAATCCTAAAATCCTACAACGGTATAAAAATACTCTCTCCTTCCGATTTTAATAAATATTATCAATAGAAATCCTCCCGCCTTTTGTTTTCAGCCGGCAAAAAACCGGAACTTAAAAGTTTGTGCTTTATTTAAAGGAGGGTAACCAGGTCAAAAACAACGTCAAAAGCAACACTTTTTAATACACCACTTAAAATTAAATCAATCATTAAAAAGGAAAAGCATTTCGCTGTACTTGGGTATTTCCCAGATATCGTCTTCAACCAGGCTTTCCGCTTTATCGCAATATGTCCTTAATTCTTCCATCAGTGTATTGCCATCCTTGCTCAATATTTCTGCTTTTTTGGCTAAGTCGTTTTCTTTTTCAACTTCTCCGGCAGTTTTATCCAATTTTTTCAAACCGGAATTTAATCCTTCAAGCACCTCGTCAAATTCAACAATAAGGCTGCTTAAAAAATTAGCCGTTTTGCCCGCTTCCTTTAAAGAAGTTTTTCCGTTTGAATAAGTATTAAGCTGTTTCACCGTCGAAGGGATGACTCTGGTAAGAATTATATCTTTCAATACATCAAACTCCATGATTTTGGTTTTTACATAGGCGTCGAGTTTAATATCGTATTTGGAATGGAGTTCAACTTTAGAAAGAATTTCATATTTCTCAAAAAGTTTTACTGTATCTTCCTGAGTCATAAGCTTTAACGCTTCGGGAGTGGTTTTGGCTTCAGGTAAACCTCTTTTTTGCGCTTCCTTATGCCACTCTTGAGAGTAATTATTGCCTTCAAAACGAATTTTTTCTGTTTCTTTGGCAACCTCTTTTATGGCTTTAAGCGCTGCTTCTCTGATATCTTCAGAGCCTTTGTTGTATTTTTCAATTTTTTCAATCATTGCATCCAAACCATAAATAAGGAGCAGATTGAGTGTAGTAAGGGCTTCTGCGCAGTTTTGTGAAGAGCCGACAGCGCGGAATTCAAATTTGTTTCCGGTAAAAGCAATCGGTGAAGTCCTGTTACGGTCTGTATTGTCCAGTGCGATCGATGGCAATTTTTTAACTTTCAAGTCAGCAAATTTCTGTTCATTGACAGAAGTGATCTCGCCTTTAGCAATGTCATTGAGAAGCAGGGTAAGATGATCACCTAAAAACATTGACATTATCGCCGGTGGTGCTTCATTAGCCCCAAGCCT
Protein-coding sequences here:
- a CDS encoding putative toxin-antitoxin system toxin component, PIN family, which gives rise to MIKIVFDTNILISVFIFPGGPPEEIFHGVIMQDYKLGISAPILEEFNKVLRKKFTWSENKIAVIIKLIQRNSTIVTPKYKVKAIHDESDNRILECAEEFNADYIISGDKHILKLKKYKNTRIRLASDFLKEISLFQ
- a CDS encoding putative toxin-antitoxin system toxin component, PIN family, with protein sequence MLLNKFKLTGADISDILDVIEEHHIRGKSAKTLINICRDKNDDRVLADALENNIDVIISGDKDLLILKSYNGIKILSPSDFNKYYQ